A stretch of DNA from Cannabis sativa cultivar Pink pepper isolate KNU-18-1 chromosome X, ASM2916894v1, whole genome shotgun sequence:
GAGTAGTACTGCATTGAATGAACTACCACCACCTTTCTTAGCAGCCTTAGATGACTTCTTTTTCTTACCAGAAAAAGCAATTTGAGCAAACTCATCTTCCTCGTCTTTCTTTTCATCCTCAGGTTCAGCCTCATCTTCGAGAGCATCGAAACCAGAGGCAGTAAACAAACTACCACCCTTCTTCCCACCCTTAGATGACTTTTTCTTCTTCCCCATAATCTCAATAGGGGCTTCCTCATCATCATCAACCACTTCcccatcattatcatcatcattgtCATCATCAATAGCATCAAAAACTGAGGCAGAGAACAAACTATTACCACTCTTTTTCGACGGCTTCTTCTTGCCAGAAAGACTCACTACAGGAGCAACATCCTCCTCATCACTCTGAACTGCATCCTCCTgtttatcatcatcatcatcttcaagCAACCCAAAACTCGAACCACTAAGCACACTACTATTCCCTTTACCCTTTTTCGACTTGCCCTTCTTCTTACCAGCAAAAACAACTTCACGATgatcatcctcatcatcattatcaaccTCATCCAGCGCCTTTTCTTCATCATTGCCTTTGGGCTCAGAAGCCTTGGAGCCACCCTTCTTACCCTTCTTCTTCCCAGTAATCACAACCTTCTCTTCCTGAACTTCAGGCTCCTCAGAAACCTCAGTTCCAATAGCGTACTCGTCGTCATCAATAAGCAAACCCTTCTTCTTCGACTTAGCACCACCTTGTGCAGGGTTCTCATCGTCCCGAGCATTGGCCTTCTTCCGACCCATCGAGAGATTTCAACGAATTGAGATTCACTCCGTAaaggaaaacaaaaaacaaaacctAATTTCAATATCAGAAACTATAATCAAAACCAAAACAATAGCATTCCATGAAACCAATCAAAAACCCTTGTTACGAAGTTGATTTattctagagagagaaacaaaaacaaaaacctaGTAAGAAGAGTATAAGAGAGAGAAATTAccttagagagagaaagtaccAACCAATCCAAAATCCAAAATCCAAAATCCAAATCCAGTTTGGTTTGTAGCAGTTGTGAGGAAGAACCCTTGGAATAGAAAGGGGAAaactttatgtatatatattatttccaaagaggaaataagaaaacgacgtgtcgtttggaTCACGAGCAGAGTTAGAGAGAGAGTGACCGGTCGTCGTTTTTGATGTCGTGAGTCTGAGGTTGTCGTTTTGGCTGAATACTAGTACTGCCGATTAGAGCTGCTCATCAAACTGCACAAATCGCCAATACCGTACCACACTGCATAAAATATGCAGTTTGAAATATTTCACGGTGCGGTTGCAGTTGTAGTTTGTACTTTTGCCAAACCGTACAGTGCAGTGTGGTTtgcaattttgaatttaataactTGATGATTATTATACATGTTGTGATGTTAAAACTTCAATaagatttttttgttttatattgttAAAGCTGTATagtttgatttttaaattttcattataATGTTTGATACCTATGATAGTGTAAACCGCTCAAACTGTACCGTACCACACTGTATTTTTTCGGTGTAATTTTTGCAGTTTTAAGATCTCGCAGTGCGGTTGCGgtttaagaaattataaaaacCGCACATGTagtttggtttgaaaaaatagctACAACCTGCACCACCCACACTGTGAACACCAAGTGTCAATAGCTGAGATAGGGAGAGAAACCAATTAGAAGGAGACAACGAGAAGTGAAAAAAAAAGGTCTACTTAGAATATTTGACGCTGCCGAATTTATATCAAATCGTGTCTTCTAACCTTTTTaggtcattaaaaaaaattaaattattgagattattaaatttaaaaaattttgtttaattttatttaattttactaatgtgaGAATTCTTCATGTACTAAATTGTGCCCTAACCTTTAATGTATACAAAATCATACCCTtcgaattttgatatgtaccaaATCGTGTTTCTTAAATTGTTCGTTaataaaattgaacaaaaatcttttaatataattaaggtacgtgttttttttttttttgttgggaaattgaatcaaaatttgttttttctttttttttttattatgttttgtttttaaatctTTTAAAATCACACATATAaatgtagaaaaataaaaatatgtttcataaatgtttctattttttttatttttaaaataacaaataaaaatgtttctcataatttatttttaatttttcttattttatttaagtgaGAATGAATAACTGAGGTAAAAACAAGTGGATCGGGATCCAAGGTCGGGCTGCAGAATTTAGGCTCCGAGATCTAAAGTCCAAGTCCAAAAATACAGCTCAAGATCGAGGGTCGTAGCCAAGTCAGAGGTCCAGATACGAGTTCGTGGGCAAGGTGGGAATAAATTTATAgtaaaaattgtataatttcaCACAacctattaatataaataatattgtattaaatatactacaatacaatacaatataccAAATAGACCTCATTTATGTAATAAGAAATGTTAAAAATCACAAGTGGTGCTTAGCACTACCAATATGTAATATATGgtacaattaaatattaagtctcatataatttaatataataatttttaaaaaatattattaaacaaTCACAAGACAACATATCAAATGCTGAATACTATGTTGGTAATTATGTGTTTGCTTGTATGTTTAGTGGTTGTAATACGCATTGCCAAGTGGGCGTTGAAGTTTTAAGGTTACATGTTGCATTGATGTTTCATCTTTACCCTCTAATCTTGGATTGTAATGAcctgatttatttatttttgctgAAAACTTCTGGTCAATATATCTTCGATTTTTCACTAAAAAAAGGTCTAATATTTTCACAACTCAACTTTAATTCAAATCACCTCCCCtgtaaaaaaaatggcaaaagtaaCATAATAAGCACAATGTGAATGGATACAAATAATGTAGCAACTACCAATtgaaataaacaaattttaaacatattcaagaaaaaaaatgcaTAATACTTTACCCTGAAATAGCAATAATAACAATACATaggataaataattttaaagaaaCAACCTATATATCCTCAAAATGGTGTGTATTCATGTAATGTTTTGCAAATATTAACTTCGAACTTGACACAAGATTAGCATAGAACTCACTTACAATCGAAATTGTAGCTTTTCAATGGCTGCTGACAAAATGTTTCCCATTTATGCTTTTCAATGACTTCAGCAATATAAATGGAAGCTCGAAATCACCAGGCGAAAATCCTCTCAGTGAACAAAAATTTTGTTTTAACGATCTCATACCTCTTATTGACTTCCTTTGAGCTAAAGTTTTCGGCTGTGGTTGTGGCTGAGCTGTAGAGGCGTCCCAGGGAGAACCGAAGACTAGACTGCGAAGAAGGTTTTCGAAATCTGATTTCCATACTAAGTTATATCCATTGTGTTTCTATATTCATCTCATTTGTCTCAGTGGTATGAAACAGAAGCACAATGACAAACTCACCTTCAACCATATTGCCAAAGCTGCTGTTGACATTTAAATCAAATACTCAATAGAAGTTGTGAGATAAAAGAACTTGGCAGTAATTGGCAAACAAAAGACCTAAAATAATGAATATAAATTTCGAAACATTGGATAGGAGAAAAGCCAGATACATACCACAACAGCTTATCCTGGAGCATCATCATCAAAGAGAACTTTATAAAACCGCTTTCTTTCTTCTGGATCAAATAAGCCACCTAGCTTGTCTCCTTGTACCTGATCCTCAGAATCAGAAAGGTCTGAGTTTTTATCTTCGATTTCACGCAATCTACTCAAAACCATGCCTGCCTTTCTCTTCTTTTCTAAATTTTGGGAGCAATGCCTTCGATTATATTCATGAAGCCCTTCCTGCATCAGCTCACCAAACTTCTCCTTTACCACAACGAGGGGATCCTTATCAATCAACTCTGATCCCTTATAACCTTCTCTAAGAAGTACAGTATAGAGCTGATACTTATTCGAAACATAGAATATACCAAGGTGCTTGAGCAACAAAACATTCAATTTGTCAGGTAATCGAAACTCTCTCTTAAAATGTCCAAGCTTTAATATTGACACTTTCTTCCACAGAGTCAATGACAACAGCTCATGCACCAACCCCACTGTCCTCTTCTCCATTTCCTTTGTTCCTTCCACAAGTTGGCCAGGGTCCATATACGGTGATACATAAGGAGTCGAATTGAATTCATGAAATCTTTCCCAAGACTTCACCCAAGTTGAAGGCAACGAACAAGAGAAACAAGGTTCAACACCCTGCTTTTGAGCTGAGATCTCAATTGCAGAAACAGCCAAATCAGAGTTCCAAGAGACAAGTTCAATATCCATTGAACTCCGCCTCCCACCATAATTGACAATTCGAAACAAATCAGAGTACTTGGGCACAATCCTAATCAAGTAATCATCAGAAAACCCGAAATTCCTTTTCAGCTCATTAAGTTTCACAACATTGAGTCTGTGATTTGTGCTCATCATCAGCAACTTCGCCAATCGCTGCACAAGCACCTGTTCCTGCATATCCTTGACAGTTTCTTCCTCCTCCACCAAAGCCATCATCCTTTTGGTTAACCGACAGTAATACTCATCATGTTGGAGAAAAACCTCAAAGCAACAAGGGTATTTTTTGACCCAATTCATAGCACTTCCCTGGAGATCAAGGGTCTTGAACTTTTTCTGGAGGAATCTCAGTGGTAGTATCTGATTCGGGTATCGAAGGACTATATTCTTAATTTGATTATTGACTATCCATCTACGGTTTCTAGAGAGAGCTGATTCAAGATCAGGGTCCTTCTTCATTGACCATAGAGAAAAACTTCGACAAAAATACTTAATGGAGGGTTTATGAATCAAACAGTTCAGATTTCTGATATGCATCAATTACTTATCACAAGACTGTCTCTGTAAAATGCACAAGAACACTGTCAAATAAAgtgtaattactaattagcttCTGTAACTCATTCATAACTGACTATGAAAAGCATAAACCAAATCAAATTTCAATTGAGCGTAATAAAATTTCATCACCATTAAAAGAAATGAAGCAATACGACTAGGCTATATACCAGTACCAAACTCCATAGATGAAATTGCCAAAAACCTCAaaacaaaaagtaaaatttgaaaaccaacaaaatttaaaaaagtgtCAATGCTGGCCTAAGCACATATTTTTTCGTGATATGTGGTGATCGTGCCTCTCGGACTTGGGTCGGTTTCATGTCGTGTCAAAAAACCCAACACATATCAGAGAtatcacagcaacaacaacaacaacaatacgtatattatatgtatgagttcaaaaaaagaaatattacaTATCAGAAATACCACAATAACAACAGCAACAATACGTATATTATATGTATGAGTTCAAAACAAGAAATTGCAAAGTATGATAGTAGTGGCAGAGAAGGCATAGATGATGCAAGTTGTTATGACGAGAGTGGTGACTGAGGCGAAGAAAGCCGTGACAGCAAACAAGAGTCCTAGATGTTCTAACATACGAGCTATTATGGGAAACTTGGAGGCAATGCATTTGCTTATCAACACTAAAGCAAATGAGAGTAAGATGGTCATTGAAATTAAATCATTTATATTGTACTTAAATTTGAGTTAATTTGGGACCAGAGACTTGCTATCTGTAGTACTAAGCTATGTAGTCAAACGCAACGACACAACTTCAGAATCTCACACAATGAACAAAAAAGAATCCATAAAAAGCAAATATTCATCtctaaaatcaaaataattaacAACTCAAACTGGAAAAATGGAAAGTGAGATAAGAGGAGATTGAACCTCTAGTTTCTGTCCTGAAGCGCGAGTGAGTCCGAGTTCTGGATCGAAAGGGAAAGCGATTctcctaatttgaaaaaaaaaatgaacacaATCAATCAATAATCTCTCTGTAGAACTAAACTAAACTCTTACAACAAACCAGAGATAGAAAGaggaatgaagaagaagaaaaacctTGATTTTTGTAGGGCCTGAGAAACAAAAGAGAAAATCGACTTGTGTACAAAACATAGGGTTTTTGAAAGAGAGAGATAAGGGTTCGGGTTAGAGAGATCTAACAGGAGCTGAGAAGAAAAAAGCTTCAACTTGGACTCTCATGGGCTCCGACTTGAGGAATCGTCGCGCAGAGTATCGACGAGAGCTGAGAAGAAAGGAGCTGCCGTGGATCACATCACAGGGAAACTTTCAACCTTGGGGATTCAGTTTCAgccacgagagagagagagagagatgagatTTTCAAGCACTCGTCTGAAATATTTGAGCCTTAGGTATTAATGGCTTCTTGATTTTCTTTTGTAAACTAAAAGACAATGTTTGAAcggtattatatatattgtcttAATTATTTAGAcactaaaaaaagtaaaaaaatcattttggagccaagatttttttttttgataactgTTACTTTCGAAGGAGCAACACAACAGCAGAACAACACAAGAACTACACGAAAACTAAAAACCAGAAAAAAAGCAGAACTAAGCTTCGAAACAAACTAAATCAGACCTAGTAactaaaaaaacgaaaaaaaaaaaaaaaccgattCAGCCATCTGCCTCCCAAGGTGACAGGGAACTGTCAAAATTGGCCAATTCAATCGTCCCAAACTGGGCAGATTGAATTGCCCAGCGAGCCACAAAGTCGGCTGCACAATTGAATCTTCTCGGGATCCAGTTGGCCTCCCATAACTCAACACGATTGGTAAAACCATGAAACGTTTGCACAAGAGTTTGAATGTTGTGATTGAGGACCGATATTAGCTCTACATAAAATGCATCTTTTCCCAACAGTTACAAACTGTTGGGTATATACTTAGGGTCTGTTAGGTACAATTTTTGGAAAAGTTTTATTTAAAAAGCCTGTCATAAAAATGTATTTGGTAaacaatcaaaaaaaaatttgaagaatTTTTAGAAAAGTTACAGCTAAAATCTAAAGTTGGTCCAACCCAACTTTTATAAAAAgctattttgattaaaaaactataataaatttttttatactaaaatcatatttacttatttattatatattaaaaaaaaataaagtattcaaattaaattaattataataaaataaataattattaaatctcttatgtttttttttaaaaaaataatttatattttatttgatattaataaataacatcaacttaaaaaatttcttatatacttgtttctaattttttcttttagatttgataaatataacataaaaatactacaaaatatttttattaaatacatacaaatttatatttaaaaacaaaattaaaaatatatagaaaatataatattatataaaataaatttttacatatttctgattataataaattagattataacattatcattatcattatcattataatagATCTTAACAAACTAacaatactttaaaatttataatttaccaaacacttagTTCAGTTTTTTTCCACAGTTCTGCTGCAGTTGTTTTTTCTCACAGCACAATTACAACTGTTTTTTTTCCACAGCACAGTTGTGCCAAGCTGGTCCTTAGTAACATACGCACCacaataataaatatgttagttagatttgttaaaataaaattaggagGTCAAGTTCaaatttctctaaaaaaaaaattatataaatatatattaatttttgtttatcaTGTATTAAATCATTCTTTTGCTATCATTTTTTGAATtccaaaattcacaaagtaaaaaaaatcaaagtgcTATAAGCAAAATAATAAGGCCATTTAGGATATAAATAGCCTAAAAATCATTTTGCTATTTATAagcaaaatgatataaatatatatattcatttttatttatcatgtattaaattgattattttagatttttgttCCTTCAACTATGATCTTATTGTGCCCTTGATTTTTTCTACCCATTAAAAATAGTCTCCAAACTATTCACAGTATTAGCAAAGTAGTCCTTCTATCAAGTTTTATCATATGTAGCAAACAAAATAATGATGTGATTATTTAGATTATAATCACGCAATGCCACATGtgtgattaatttgaaaataaataatttaacaaTCTTTAATTTGTaactacataattttttttaattattaatggatttttagtttaataatatttttttaataaattagtttAATACGTTTTGAAAGATACatatattagtattttttttttgttttaaattacACACGTAGCGCTAATAGGACAGTGGTACACACATATACATCATCATCTTGCTTGCCACgtgtaaaaaaaattgacattaaGACCACTTTTTTTCTCCTCGTTCAAGAATCTCTTCCCTTCTGCCACTTCGTTTTAAAGGGTAAGTAGGACTAATTCAATCACGTTTTCATTCATTTGAAATATGAGctcttctattttatttttatttatgttaacttttttttttttctttttttccatcATTCTCTATTAAGTGCTATAAGTTTAATCTTGTAGAATTTAACTTATTTTCTCATTGAgcgaaaaatacaaaataagtCAAATTGATTTTTCGATCAAAAAAACATGGCAAATAGTTCGATAACTACTTTTAACAAGCTAAACAATTCACAACAGTGGATAATTTGAGATCATAATTCAAGATGCAAAAATCTTAAATAGCCAAATAATAATGGTCATAGGCAATACTATATCTTTCCGGATGTCCCTAAGTTCAAATAATGTCAAAGAAAAagctaaataataattaaataaatctacaagggaaaaaaattgttaaagcAAAATAAtcctttatttataaatataaaataaaaaagctgTTGGGAAAAAGAAAAGGTGATAATGTGATATACTAAACTCATGGGAACAAAGTTGAAAAATAACAATGATAGTGATTACAACAATGGTGACCATATTTTTTTGGTCAAGGATCAAAGATCAAGGATGTAATATCTGCCATATCACACCTAATAAAATGACTTCACTATTCAAATTTCAACACCATATAGGTGAAACTCTACTACTACACTACTACTTCTACAACAATTGTAATATGCCAAAACGGACTCGATGTTTATTACACATTCCCAAGTAACTAATCTTTTCCTAAACCACAACAGAAGAAGAGTTCATTTATGAATTGATTTTACACTTTCCAACAGACAACAATATTACAGAATATCCTCACTTTTAAACAGTTGAAGAAAGACATATCAATCAAAATCGAACTGAGTGAAGCAACAATGTACACaacttttgaaaagtttcacCCTATTCATGTGCTGGAGTGTCCCGAGGCTCGAAAACAGCACGAGCCCATTTCCTTGCTGCTTCACCTATGCTTGTTCGTATGAACAAAGAGCATCCTAGAAAACAGACACCAAAATAGTTTCAGACTATGCTAGGTGGATCCCCTGCCCAATTGCATACAGAACGGGGCCAACGTGTTCTTATGCAGTCCACTAAAGGAGCATGCTGAGGAGGCTCGGGTTTCGTCACTTCATTTTCTTTCCCTTTGGATTCATTTCCACCTGAACTAGAGGACACTGCCACATCAGCCATGTACTCCTCGGGAGTCCACCTAGGGGGAACTGAGACCCTCAATTTGGTCAGTCTAGGCCTTTGGACTGGAGTCTCTCTAGAAATCAATTGGCTACCATTCAAATCTGATTTTGCTATCCCATTAAAATGATAAAGCTCGAAAACCTTCTTACCCATTAAACCTGTTGAATCCTTCAAGCCTCCCATACTTTTATCCAAATCTAAAATTACCTGCCAGAACTCGCTCCATACAATAAAACCCGTGCTGCAGAGGTGGTCCACCTTCTCAGGTGGAAGTCTTGTGTTTGTATCCCTGAGAACTTGGTGAAAGCCTTCCACACTAATGAAACCACCACCTCCACTCTGATCCTGTGCATCAAAAGCTTTTCGAATTTGTGATTCCCTTTCTTCCAATTCATTCTCATCTTGGACAGAAGTATCAAGAGCAAATACAACTGTATAATGGGACTCACTCCCAATAACCCATATCGGCCATTTCGGACACTTCAGATTTTGACCAACTTTACAGAAATTTAGGGATTCCAGCAGAGTGAGGAAACCAACTTCCACGGTTCTAGATATGCCCTTTAAGAACATGCCACCACCTAAATCCATCCTTCCATCAAACACATTGGGGACTGCCTGACCGCATAGCAGCAGGTTCACAATTTCCTGTGTAAACATTTAAATAGTTTCAAAAAAACTGAAGCACGAAACCCGAGGATTAATTTCTTATGACATGTGATCGTATACCTGAGAGGCATGTCCAAAGGGAGCAGTAACCAAAGGTAAGCTGGGGTCATCCCTGTCAGCTTGAACAGAATCCTACCAAAGCAATACTTTCATGGATTACTCATGTGTTGATGAAGCAGAAATTCAAGCAATTTTGTTCAATTGCAAAGGAATTAGTGgactattaaaaaaatagagaaattttCATCTGAGACTATCAATAGCTATTAAGAAATTTATGGCAGGCTTTAAAAAATTAACAGCTGTATGCAATAAATCAGTCAGCAGTTCAGCCCATGTCAAGAGGACCACAAAATTTTGCTAGGCCAACTAATCAAATTAAAGCCTTTGACAAACCTTTCTGGGAAAAGCCAAGATAACAAATACAATTATCAAACACACAAGACTCTGCCCCACCCCACCCCACCTTTAATGTTTAGGCTAATAATTAAAGCAAATAATTCCTTTGAGCACCAGAACTAACAGGCCATTACCCATAACACTTCCCTAGAACAAGAAAACATGCAAAGATAGAAAGATGGTCAAGCTAGCAAGCATACCAGTCCTCGAGAAAGTAAAGCTGAAAGAAGGAATAGCAAGGCACCCATTCGACTCCGGAATACAGGAACCATTGCTTCAAGCTTTTGAAGTGCATTTGCTTGCAATGTATAAGTATTAACTCTCAACACTTTCCGCAAGTCTAAAGCTGATTCAATTGAAAGATCCTCAAGCACTTTTGCCATGTTCTGCATAAACCATACACTAATGAGTAAAATTATATAGACCAACAACTGTGCAACAAGTCATTCAAATTCAATCACATAAGTTGAAAATCAACAGCTCAAGCAAAATGTAAAATGAATGCCACACAGATGCCTGCCTAAAATAGTCTTACCTCATCCGTCAAATTGCCTTCAGATTCTTCAATGTTATGTCCAACAATACTCAAAGTTGCAATAACCGCCCTTTTATTACTTCCACATACGAACAATATCTCACACATACTTCTAATCAGGGCTCTGTTCAAACAATTTATCAGTATCTTATTTGACATGAATAAGAAAAGAAACATGCAAATAATATACATtgttacacacacacacacacacacacaaatcaTTCCTTGTCCTTGAAAGATATTAATATATCTTATTACACACATCCACACAAAAGAAAATGTCAATTTATAACATTTCTATCAATTATGGTTGAAAACGTCAGGCATGAGTGAAGCAACATAATTCTTAAACCTATTATACATTTAGCTAAATTTAAAACAGCTGTACAGTACAGAAAACCATGGAAGGTTAATCACCTTGATTTTTCATCTTCGgaaagagaagaaaaatcgTTTGATGCAACAAGTTGACTATTAGCTAATCTCCTTGAAGCAGACAGATTCTGTTCTGCATTACCTATTTCTTCTGGGAAGAAAAGAAGGTATTTGAGAACAAAAGCCTGCAATAAAAGGAAGAAAATAAATACAAGAAATAAGTATAAAGCAGTAATCAACGATATAGTgggtaataagaaaataaatatacagtcaagaa
This window harbors:
- the LOC115709334 gene encoding protein WHAT'S THIS FACTOR 1 homolog, chloroplastic, which translates into the protein MHIRNLNCLIHKPSIKYFCRSFSLWSMKKDPDLESALSRNRRWIVNNQIKNIVLRYPNQILPLRFLQKKFKTLDLQGSAMNWVKKYPCCFEVFLQHDEYYCRLTKRMMALVEEEETVKDMQEQVLVQRLAKLLMMSTNHRLNVVKLNELKRNFGFSDDYLIRIVPKYSDLFRIVNYGGRRSSMDIELVSWNSDLAVSAIEISAQKQGVEPCFSCSLPSTWVKSWERFHEFNSTPYVSPYMDPGQLVEGTKEMEKRTVGLVHELLSLTLWKKVSILKLGHFKREFRLPDKLNVLLLKHLGIFYVSNKYQLYTVLLREGYKGSELIDKDPLVVVKEKFGELMQEGLHEYNRRHCSQNLEKKRKAGMVLSRLREIEDKNSDLSDSEDQVQGDKLGGLFDPEERKRFYKVLFDDDAPG
- the LOC115709351 gene encoding uncharacterized protein LOC115709351: MADREEEDLKMAMRMSMQNSPPEPKRSKPRDVPDGIPTDESPEIKSRRIQRELMAAAAEKRMLAFKKDSPPPASSPVPVSAGSVMVPIMGSDSVPGSISVKKEKEISVGDLNLGKELTEAEANQLFSMVFGAGVSKGILSQWSNQGIRFSPDPETSMGLVQHEGGPCGVLAAIQAFVLKYLLFFPEEIGNAEQNLSASRRLANSQLVASNDFSSLSEDEKSRALIRSMCEILFVCGSNKRAVIATLSIVGHNIEESEGNLTDENMAKVLEDLSIESALDLRKVLRVNTYTLQANALQKLEAMVPVFRSRMGALLFLLSALLSRGLDSVQADRDDPSLPLVTAPFGHASQEIVNLLLCGQAVPNVFDGRMDLGGGMFLKGISRTVEVGFLTLLESLNFCKVGQNLKCPKWPIWVIGSESHYTVVFALDTSVQDENELEERESQIRKAFDAQDQSGGGGFISVEGFHQVLRDTNTRLPPEKVDHLCSTGFIVWSEFWQVILDLDKSMGGLKDSTGLMGKKVFELYHFNGIAKSDLNGSQLISRETPVQRPRLTKLRVSVPPRWTPEEYMADVAVSSSSGGNESKGKENEVTKPEPPQHAPLVDCIRTRWPRSVCNWAGDPPSIV